The following nucleotide sequence is from Candidatus Nezhaarchaeales archaeon.
GATCCGCCTTACCTACGGGGGAGAAGCGATCTAGTAGTACTGGTACACCTAGTAGTTCGAAGGATATCATGTAGGCCCTTAAATGGCAGCCTCCACGGTTTGACGTAGCGTAAGCTAAGGCTTGCCCGTAAGCCCCCCGTGGATCGTAGGCTGGTAGTTCAAGCCCTTTAACGTTCATCGAGGCCTCAGAGTAGCCGTACTTTTCAGCCAGCCTCTTCGATCCCTCGGCTAGATCGTTTCCGAGGCCTCTCCTATAGGCCGTGTCTAATATTAGGTTTTTAACCTTCTCCTTATCGCCCCAACTCAGTTGGATGGGGATAAGCCTACGCTCGCTTAGCTCCATGGCGCAAGCTAGGGTTGAACCCATGGTTATGGTGTCTAAGCCTAAATCGTTACATAGGTAGTTGGCTTCGATCACCGTTTTAAGGTCGTTAATCCCGCATAGGGCGCTTAAAGCCCATAAAGATTCGTACTCGGGCCCTTCCCCCATACGCCCATTAACCCTTGTCACCTTCTTACAAGCTATGGGGCAATTGTAGCAGGATCTACTCTTCACTATGAAGCCTTCGATTAAAGCCTCCCCAGATACTAGTTCAGCGTCCTCGAAGTAGGTGGATTTAAAGTTAAAGGAGGGGAACATGCCGTACTCGTTCACAACGTTTACGAGGACCGGGGTGCCAAACCTCGGGAGGCTTTTACCGGTTATGGGGTTTAAACGTATCCTCTTAATGAAGTTCTTAAGGAGGTCGTTTAAAAGGTTTTCATCAGCTACGTCCACCCTGCGTGATCCGCGGGCTACCACAGCCTTAACGTTCTTAGAGCCTAAAACCGCCCCAAGACCACCTCTACCGGCGAAACCTATACCATCGCTTACGACGCAGGCGAAACGCGTTAAGTTTTCTCCGGCGGGCCCTATACAGGCTACTCCACACCTACTACCGTACTCGTTTAGTAACTCCTTAACGGTTTCACCTGTTGGAAGGCCCCATAGGCCGTCGGCGCTTTTAACCGTTACATCGCCTTCGTCAACGACTATTATCGACGGTTTAGGTGCACGGCCCTTAATGAGGACGGCGTCGAAGCCTGAAGACTTTAGGAAGAAGCCGAAGAAGCCTCCGGAGTTAGAATCGAATATCGTATTGGTTAGTGGCGATTTAGATATTAACGCGTAACGTCCACTAGTATAAACTCGGGTCGCTGTTAAAGGCCCTGTAGCAAACACTATAACGTTATCTGGGTGGTATGGGTTCAAGGCGGGGTTAAGGTTATCGTAAACGAGTTTAACACCTAAGCCTCTACCTCCGAGGTAGTTGGTTAAAAGGTCCATGCCCGGGTCGATGTGCTCCACTTTAGGGGTTGATAGATCGATGTACGCTATCTTACGCATCCATCCATGAACCTGCAAGGTTTAACCCAGCGCTTAGCTTAAGTGTTATCGCGCCATACAGTTTAATTAAGGCTCCGCTAGGAGGAAGGCTGCTGGTGTAAGTATTAATGAAGTTAGATGAGGTTGTAAAGCTCCTAGGGTTAAGATCTGTGGAGGAACTCTTAGCTTTAGGCTATAGGACTGTTGAGGCTATAGCGTTCACCTCGCCATCAACCCTAGCCAAGGATTTAGGGGTATCGTTGGAGGCCGCGGAGCGATGCGTTAAGGCGGCGGTTGAAAGCTTAAGCGTTAAACCGGTATCGCTGGAGGAGTTAATGCGTAAGCAGTTGGATGTGGAGCGTATTCATACTGGGAGCCGTGCGCTTGATAAACTGCTCGGTGGAGGCATTGAAAGCTGTATGGTTACCGAGTTCTACGGTGAGTATGGCGCTGGGAAAACGCAGATATGCCATCAGTTAAGCGTTAACGCGCAATTACCTAAAAGCATGGGGGGTTTAAGCAGCAAGGTAGCCTACATAGACCCCGACGGTACCTTCAGGCCTGAACGCGTAGTTAGAATGTCTATTGAGCTAGGGCTGGATCCTAAAGCGACCCTAAATAACATACTATACTTTAAGCCTACGAATACGTATCAGCAAGCGTTAGCTGCTAGGAAGGCTGTTGAAGAAGGAGTTAAGCTACTGATCATAGACTCCGTGGTTTCACTATTTAGGATCGATGGTGGGATGGCTACTGGATATAGGGGGCTTACTCAACATTTAAGGATGCTGCGCGACTTAGCCTTAAGTAACCGGTTAGCTATAGTGATAACTAATCAGGCGGTAGCTAGGCCTGAACTTGGAGTAGAGGTGGCTCCAGCTGGCGGTTTTAGCGTTGAAACGAGTTTAACCAGGGTTAGGCTTGAAAAGAGGGTGGGAGGGGTGAGGGTGGCTAAGCTTGAAAATAGCCCGTACCTAGCTGAAGGTGAGGCCCTCTTTAAGATTACGGAGGGCGGGATACGGGACGTGTTTAAGGAGGAGGGCTATGATTATGCAGAATAAGATTGATGAGGAGGCCAACCTACT
It contains:
- a CDS encoding aldehyde ferredoxin oxidoreductase family protein, encoding MQVHGWMRKIAYIDLSTPKVEHIDPGMDLLTNYLGGRGLGVKLVYDNLNPALNPYHPDNVIVFATGPLTATRVYTSGRYALISKSPLTNTIFDSNSGGFFGFFLKSSGFDAVLIKGRAPKPSIIVVDEGDVTVKSADGLWGLPTGETVKELLNEYGSRCGVACIGPAGENLTRFACVVSDGIGFAGRGGLGAVLGSKNVKAVVARGSRRVDVADENLLNDLLKNFIKRIRLNPITGKSLPRFGTPVLVNVVNEYGMFPSFNFKSTYFEDAELVSGEALIEGFIVKSRSCYNCPIACKKVTRVNGRMGEGPEYESLWALSALCGINDLKTVIEANYLCNDLGLDTITMGSTLACAMELSERRLIPIQLSWGDKEKVKNLILDTAYRRGLGNDLAEGSKRLAEKYGYSEASMNVKGLELPAYDPRGAYGQALAYATSNRGGCHLRAYMISFELLGVPVLLDRFSPVGKADLVVYQQNFFAAVDSLVLCKFLTLGLDDESIAQALKAVTGKPYDKRELLKAGERIWNLERSFNLREGFTSSDDTLPTRLLTPVDKGPCAGRVIPLKEMLNDYYAVRGWLSGNPLNGEPLKNPGVNGLKPL